One region of Armigeres subalbatus isolate Guangzhou_Male chromosome 3, GZ_Asu_2, whole genome shotgun sequence genomic DNA includes:
- the LOC134226174 gene encoding acetylcholine receptor subunit alpha-like 1 isoform X3 yields MQTITNFTYVLLSFHTSKLVQSFTGKEWNDYKLKWNPDDYGGVDQLHVPSEHIWLPDIVLYNNADGNYEVTIMTKAILHHTGKVVWKPPAIYKSFCEIDVEYFPFDEQTCFMKFGSWTYDGYMVDLRHLQQTPDSDNIDVGIDLQDYYISVEWDIMKVPAVRNEKFYSCCEEPYPDIIFNITLRRKTLFYTVNLIIPCVGISFLSVLVFYLPSDSGEKISLCISILLSLTVFFLLLAEIIPPTSLTVPLLGKYLLFTMMLVTLSVVVTIAVLNVNFRSPVTHKMAPWVHRVFIELLPRVLCIERPKKDDEPSENEEQAPEVLTDVFQVPPDVEKYVSYCGKEYTTDFDIPVSIPSSPLALPPSRFDVAASGGVGPCFGEPPLPALPLPGGDDDLFSPTSNGDMSPNCCGDVSPTFEKPLLREMEKTIEASRFVAQHVRNKDKFESIEEDWKYVALVLDRLFLWIFTIACVMGTALIILQAPSLYDNTQPIDAMYSKIAKKKLELLKMGSENV; encoded by the exons ATGCAAACAATAACAAATTTCACATACGTTTTGTTGTCTTTCCACACTAGCAAACTGGTTCAATCATTCACTGGAAAG GAATGGAACGACTACAAGCTCAAATGGAACCCAGATGACTACGGTGGGGTGGACCAGCTTCACGTACCATCGGAACACATTTGGCTGCCAGATATTGTACTGTATAATAA TGCGGATGGAAACTATGAGGTGACAATAATGACAAAAGCAATTTTACATCATACGGGTAAAGTAGTATGGAAACCACCTGCCATTTATAAATCATTTTGTGAGATCGATGTTGAGTACTTTCCATTTGACGAGCAAACATGTTTTATGAAATTCGGATCCTGGACGTACGATGGATACATG GTGGATCTTCGCCATCTCCAGCAGACGCCCGACTCCGATAACATAGACGTGGGAATAGACCTACAAGACTACTATATATCAGTTGAATGGGACATTATGAAGGTGCCTGCCGttagaaatgaaaaattttaTAGTTGTTGTGAAGAACCATATCCGGATATTATATTTAATATAACGTTAAGAAGAAAGACACTTTTCTACACCGTGAACTTAATCATACCTTGCGTTGGGATATCGTTTCTCTCCGTATTAGTGTTTTATTTGCCAAGTGATTCCGGCGAAAAGATATCATTATGTATAAGTATATTACTGTCACTCACTGTGTTTTTTCTACTGCTGGCTGAAATCATTCCACCAACGTCACTTACGGTTCCACTGCtaggaaaatatttattattcacGATGATGCTAGTCACATTGTCCGTAGTTGTTACCATCGCCGTACTGAACGTTAATTTTAG GTCGCCCGTTACGCACAAAATGGCACCATGGGTGCATCGAGTTTTTATAGAACTATTGCCTAGGGTGTTATGTATAGAGAGGCCGAAGAAAGACGACGAACCATCCGAAAACGAGGAGCAAGCGCCAGAGGTGCTGACGGACGTGTTCCAGGTGCCACCGGATGTGGAAAAATACGTCAGCTACTGTGGGAAGGAGTACACCACAGATTTCGATATCCCTG TTTCCATTCCTTCCTCTCCGCTAGCACTGCCACCGTCACGTTTCGACGTGGCCGCATCGGGTGGCGTTGGGCCATGTTTTGGCGAGCCACCGCTACCAGCACTGCCACTACCGGGGGGAGATGATGACCTCTTCAGCCCAACCAGCAACGGTGACATGAGTCCGAACTGTTGCGGTGACGTGAGCCCAACGTTCGAAAAGCCCTTGCTGCGGGAGATGGAGAAAACGATAGAAGCATCGCGATTCGTAGCTCAACACGTTAGGAATAAGGATAAATTCGAGAGT ATAGAAGAAGACTGGAAATACGTAGCACTTGTCCTGGATCGCCTGTTCCTGTGGATATTCACGATAGCGTGCGTAATGGGTACGGCACTCATCATCCTGCAGGCACCCAGTTTGTACGACAACACCCAACCGATCGACGCCATGTACTCAAAGATCGCCAAGAAGAAGCTGGAGCTGCTCAAAATGGGGAGTGAGAATGTATAG